One stretch of Halichoerus grypus chromosome 10, mHalGry1.hap1.1, whole genome shotgun sequence DNA includes these proteins:
- the DEFB129 gene encoding beta-defensin 129 encodes MKLLFPIFASLMLQYQVNTEYFGLRRCLMGFGRCKDHCAMDEKEIQKCKKKKCCIGPKVVQMIKNYMQNEISHTLGEDSQEHLQTTKNSDAEIQTKNQILSLLPHIKSISPFTNINTLITPNATNVNSAITNSVFSGKISYTAISTKRDTKESRDSATDSPPPSPPP; translated from the exons ATGAAGCTCCTTTTTCCTATCTTTGCCAGCCTCATGCTACAGTACCAGGTGAACACAG AGTACTTTGGCTTACGAAGATGTTTAATGGGTTTTGGAAGATGCAAAGACCACTGTGCCATGGATGAAAAAGAGATACAGAAAtgcaagaagaagaaatgttGCATTGGACCAAAAGTGGTTCAAATGATAAAAAACTACATGCAAAATGAAATATCCCACACACTTGGAGAGGACTCCCAAGAACACCTACAAACTACCAAGAATTCTGATGCTGAgatacaaacaaaaaatcagattttatctCTTCTCCCCCATATCAAAAGCATCAGCCCTTTTACCAACATCAACACCCTCATCACCCCAAATGCCACCAATGTAAACTCTGCCATCACCAACTCTGTGTTCTCAGGAAAGATTTCATATACTGCTATTTCTACCAAGAGAGACACCAAAGAAAGCAGAGACTCAGCTACTGactccccaccaccatcaccaccaccatag